In Juglans regia cultivar Chandler chromosome 5, Walnut 2.0, whole genome shotgun sequence, the following are encoded in one genomic region:
- the LOC108989876 gene encoding metacaspase-1 has protein sequence MFMLINCSSCRTPLQLPPGARSIRCAICQAVTHVADPRAVPPPSSHTPPLPSASQPPPPVPSPYGQAPPGPIPNAHGRKRAVICGISYRYTTHELKGCINDAKCMRYLLINKFQFPQDSIIMLTEEETDPYKTPTKYNIRMALYWLVQGCQPGDSLLFHYSGHGSRQRNYNGDEVDGYDETLCPLDFKTQGMIVDDEINATIVKPLPHGVKLHAIIDSCHSGTVLDLPFLCRMNRTGQYIWEDHRPRSGVWKGTSGGEVISFSGCDDDQTSADTSALSRIASTGAMTFCFIQAIERGHGNTYGAILNSMRSAIRSTGSNDMGGGAVTSLLSMLLTGGSASGGLRQEPQLTACQPFDVYTRQFSL, from the exons ATGTTTATGCTGATAAACTGTTCCAGCTGCCGCACCCCTCTCCAGCTTCCGCCGGGCGCCCGATCCATCCGCTGCGCCATCTGCCAGGCTGTCACCCACGTGGCCGATCCCCGCGCAGTGCCGCCTCCTTCGTCCCACACTCCGCCCCTCCCCTCCGCTTCCCAGCCGCCGCCTCCTGTTCCTTCGCCCTACGGCCAGGCGCCCCCGGGCCCGATTCCAAACGCGCACGGGAGGAAGAGGGCGGTTATATGCGGGATATCGTACAGGTACACGACGCACGAGCTCAAAGGGTGCATCAACGACGCCAAGTGCATGCGCTATCTCCTTATCAACAAGTTCCAGTTCCCCCAGGACTCCATTATCATGCTCACcg AAGAAGAAACTGATCCATACAAAACCCcaacaaaatacaatattagAATGGCATTATATTGGCTTGTACAAGGTTGTCAACCAGGAGATTCCCTGCTGTTTCACTATTCTGGTCATGGTTCACGACAGAGGAACTATAATGGTGATGAAGTTGACGGATATGATGAAACTCTATGCCCCTTGGACTTCAAAACTCAGGGTATGATTGTTGATGATGAAATCAATGCAACAATTGTTAAACCTCTTCCTCATGGTGTTAAGCTTCATGCAATAATAGATTCTTGCCATAGCGGCACTGTACTAGATTTGCCATTCCTTTGCCGGATGAACAG GACCGGACAATATATATGGGAGGATCATCGCCCCCGATCAGGTGTATGGAAAGGAACGAGTGGGGGAGAAGTTATTTCCTTTAGTGGTTGTGATGATGATCAGACCTCGGCTGATACATCT GCTCTATCAAGGATCGCATCAACAGGTGCCATGACTTTCTGCTTTATCCAAGCAATCGAGCGTGGGCATGGGAATACATATGGGGCAATACTAAATTCAATGCGTTCAGCAATTCGAAGTACAGGTAGTAACGACATGGGTGGTGGTGCTGTGACATCTCTTCTCAGCATGCTTTTGACAGGAGGCAGTGCTAGTGGTGGGCTAAGACAG GAACCACAGTTGACTGCCTGCCAACCATTCGATGTGTATACAAGACAATTCTCcctatag